Proteins encoded within one genomic window of Pseudocalidococcus azoricus BACA0444:
- a CDS encoding putative toxin-antitoxin system toxin component, PIN family yields MGNRIISSKFNRYITTEERQTFLLDLSQTVELILEDQFTTYVGRDIKDNKYLELAVNGRAKYLVTGDQDLLVLNPFQGVSILNLV; encoded by the coding sequence ATTGGAAACCGTATTATCTCGTCCAAATTTAATCGCTACATTACAACTGAGGAACGCCAAACCTTTCTTTTAGACCTCTCACAAACGGTTGAACTGATTTTAGAGGATCAATTTACAACCTATGTAGGTCGAGATATTAAAGATAATAAATACCTGGAGTTAGCTGTCAATGGTCGAGCAAAATATTTAGTCACAGGAGATCAAGACCTTTTAGTTTTAAATCCTTTTCAAGGTGTTTCAATCCTTAAT
- a CDS encoding glycoside hydrolase: MSHPLYVAFIWHQHQPLYKSRISGRYLLPWVRLHGTKDYLDLILILSRYPKLHQTVNLVPSLILQIQDYVAGTALDPYLTAALTPEENLSEQQRWFIIEHFFDAHQRTMITPHPRYDELYQQRQTNGPVWCWEHWTPQDYSDLLAWHNLAWIDPLFWDEPEIAQWFAQGQHFSLSDRQRIIAKQRQILSEIIPQHKKMQLAGQIEITTTPYTHPILPLLADTQAGRVAVPQMALPQARFQYPEDVRRHLSRAVHFYKQTFDCKPRGLWPSEQSVSPAILPMVAEHGFNWLCSDEAVLGWTKHHFFHRDEAGNVIAPEVLYQPYRLETESGDLAIVFRDHRLSDLIGFTYSSMEPDVAAQDLIKHLDAIATKLKANQGDDGTTLEQPWLVTIALDGENCWEFYREDGLPFLEALYSRLNARQDIKLVTVSEYLNQFSPRETIPVQALHSGSWIDGNFTTWIGEPIKNKAWNLLKAARDTLAQHPEATEKTNPGAWEALYAAEGSDWFWWFGEGHSSNQDAMFDQLFREHLAALYQALDEPIPDILRHPLEQHTPTADYPPQGFIHPVIDGYGNEQDWNHAGRISVGGARGTMHRSGPVQRLWYGVDHLNFYLRFDLQAGQTLGAGDCQELHFLWFYPHQTMHNSPIPLADLPNQAPLNYLFHHHVCLNLGTGKTIFQEAMPNSQWQSQAHSITYALESCLEVAVPWQNLPNIHPDWQLQLVVLLANQGTYREYFPEHHLIPLTVP; this comes from the coding sequence GTGAGTCACCCGCTCTACGTTGCCTTTATTTGGCATCAACACCAACCCCTCTACAAAAGCCGGATTAGTGGGCGTTACCTCTTGCCTTGGGTCAGACTCCATGGAACTAAAGATTACCTAGATCTGATTCTGATTCTCTCCCGTTATCCGAAGTTGCATCAAACGGTTAATTTAGTGCCGTCTTTGATTCTGCAAATTCAGGATTATGTGGCTGGAACGGCTTTAGACCCCTACTTGACCGCCGCCCTTACCCCAGAGGAAAATCTGAGCGAACAGCAACGCTGGTTTATCATTGAGCATTTTTTTGATGCCCACCAGCGGACAATGATTACCCCCCATCCCCGCTATGATGAACTCTATCAACAACGGCAAACGAATGGCCCGGTTTGGTGTTGGGAGCATTGGACTCCTCAGGATTACAGTGACTTATTAGCGTGGCATAATCTGGCCTGGATTGACCCCCTGTTTTGGGATGAGCCAGAAATTGCCCAGTGGTTTGCCCAAGGTCAGCACTTCAGCCTCAGTGATCGCCAACGGATTATTGCGAAACAACGGCAAATCTTGAGCGAGATCATCCCCCAACACAAAAAAATGCAATTGGCGGGGCAGATTGAAATTACTACAACTCCCTACACCCATCCAATTTTGCCCCTTTTAGCGGATACCCAGGCCGGTCGGGTTGCCGTGCCCCAAATGGCCTTACCCCAGGCCCGGTTTCAATATCCCGAAGATGTCCGGCGGCATTTAAGTCGGGCCGTCCATTTCTATAAACAAACCTTTGACTGTAAACCTCGTGGCCTCTGGCCCTCTGAGCAATCCGTTAGTCCGGCAATTTTACCCATGGTGGCTGAACATGGCTTTAATTGGCTCTGTTCCGATGAAGCGGTCTTGGGTTGGACAAAACATCACTTTTTCCATCGGGATGAAGCCGGAAATGTGATTGCCCCGGAGGTTCTCTATCAGCCCTATCGCCTCGAAACCGAGTCCGGTGACTTAGCCATTGTCTTTCGGGATCATCGCCTCTCGGATTTGATTGGCTTCACTTATAGTTCGATGGAGCCGGATGTGGCTGCCCAGGATTTAATTAAACATCTAGATGCCATTGCCACCAAACTGAAGGCAAATCAAGGGGATGATGGCACAACCTTAGAGCAACCTTGGCTAGTGACGATTGCCTTGGACGGGGAAAATTGTTGGGAGTTCTATCGGGAAGATGGCTTACCCTTTTTAGAGGCCCTTTATTCCCGGCTCAATGCCCGCCAAGACATTAAATTAGTCACCGTCAGTGAATACCTGAACCAATTTTCCCCCCGTGAAACCATTCCTGTCCAGGCCCTCCACAGTGGTTCTTGGATTGATGGCAACTTTACCACCTGGATTGGGGAGCCGATTAAAAACAAGGCCTGGAATCTCCTCAAAGCCGCCCGTGATACCTTGGCCCAGCACCCAGAAGCCACCGAAAAAACTAACCCTGGGGCCTGGGAAGCCCTCTATGCTGCTGAAGGTTCCGACTGGTTTTGGTGGTTTGGGGAAGGTCATTCCTCAAATCAGGATGCCATGTTTGACCAACTGTTTCGGGAGCATTTAGCCGCCCTTTACCAGGCCCTCGATGAACCCATTCCTGATATTCTCCGCCATCCCCTGGAGCAACATACCCCCACTGCCGACTATCCGCCCCAAGGTTTTATCCATCCCGTGATTGATGGGTATGGCAATGAGCAGGATTGGAACCATGCCGGCCGAATTAGTGTCGGGGGCGCGCGTGGGACTATGCACCGGAGTGGCCCCGTGCAACGACTTTGGTATGGGGTGGATCACCTGAATTTTTATCTTCGCTTTGATCTCCAAGCCGGACAAACCTTGGGAGCGGGGGACTGCCAAGAACTGCATTTCCTCTGGTTTTATCCCCACCAAACCATGCACAACAGCCCCATTCCCTTGGCAGATTTACCGAACCAGGCTCCCCTCAATTATCTTTTCCACCATCATGTTTGCTTGAATTTAGGGACTGGCAAAACTATTTTTCAAGAAGCCATGCCCAATTCCCAATGGCAATCCCAGGCCCATAGCATTACCTATGCCCTGGAAAGCTGCTTAGAGGTGGCTGTCCCCTGGCAAAATCTCCCCAACATTCATCCCGATTGGCAGTTACAGTTGGTGGTTCTCCTTGCAAATCAGGGAACTTATCGCGAATATTTTCCAGAGCATCACCTAATTCCCTTGACCGTACCTTAA